The DNA window CAATTTTGAACCCTTTATGGACTATGAATTTTTCAACTCAAATCTGGACAATACATGTATCGATATTTATTTGCGCAAGGTCGATTTCTATCTGACGCAGCTAGTATTTAGCAcatgtaatatttgtaaaatgtctactttaatgtactatggattcattattattcgttggataccaattttcgtggatttcgtgggcacagttaaaccacgaaatttaatgttcaacgaatgataaattttctataggtttgtatgcagacttcatcaaaaccacgaaattacatatccacgaaaatgcaagtttttctttatccacgaaaattggtacccacgaaaacaaatgaatccacattatttgatatttgatgcTCTCGTGGTTTACTTTTGCTTTTAACTAAACATACTTGTACAATATGAAGTTACATCCTGCGACTTTTGAAAAATGGTTTTATATATAGAGAAGTGGCAATAATGTAGTGTAATTGCCCCGTAGTTCTAAGGGGTTTCCCCAACCTGACACAAGGGTACTGGTACATCACCGAGGGATCCAAAGGGACACATGACGCAAGGGTAACAGTTGGGTACTTCCAGCCTTTTCTTCGTGTGCATCCCTCTCTTCCACGGAACGAGCAAGGCAATGCGCCTGATATCTTGGACTAGACGAGGTTAGCTGGGACTGACACCTTGTAGGAAGGTATGGACACTCTAACACTAATCATAGCTTGTATTAACCCCTCGGGTAACCATAGAGCTCAGCGAGACAGGCCAAATAACACTTTACTGATAGTTGCGGGTGGTTTAAATGTTGGTCCTGCAAGGGATTTGACGCCATTTTGGCATCACTCCAAGATTTTGAGTGTCTAATGTCAATCAGAATTTTGTCTACGGGAGACAAACCAGGTCCTGTGGTTTACTTTCTAGTTGAAAATTAGTGGGAAAACTtcgtttttaaatattttttgggctgagaaaaaactttttgaaaagtttgctTCAGTGATAGCGAGGTCACGTGAGCTACAAGATTTGGACGCCATCTTGGATTCTGTTAACAGATGTAAACAAACACAAGCGCAGTTGCTTTTATAGTGTTctgttgtatattttgttattgaatttttataaCGTTGTAAAGTACAAAGTCACTATGCAGGGGTATATGATCAATATTAACACATGTCCTAGGGTGATACTTACCTGCATACCTGGCATAGGGGATGCTATAGCAGCAAGGCTAATGGATATGAGGGGAAAAGGTATCCACATTGATCGAGATGTTTTATTCCAAATTTCACACTTGAGAGTGACAGAAGGTATTCTGGgcataattgattttttacgGAGACCACGAGGTCATAAAGGgtatatattatacaataatatataagttTATTACAATGGTTGTTAAGActagattttatgaattgtagATGGATCTCAAACAGCTTGGATGTACAATAGTAAGCCCATCAGGACTTGttgtttcagagtacatgttaGATCATCTTCTGGTCATCAGCCCACGGGGtgatcttacactgacacacTGTGTCTTCATTGGATAACTATCACTTACATATGGATATGAATACATTATGCTTTACaaatagtaaaatcataaaaatactgaacttagaggaaaaaacggaaattccctaatcaaacggtaaaatcaaaagctaaaacacatcaaacggatGAATAACAATTATGGtattcctggcttggtacatattttaaaaatcaaagaatAGATGGTGACTgctatatataaacaagaaagctgttaaaccaagagttcaaagTAGTGAAGTTATAATTAGCACTTCGTAAAGATTACGGATGTCAGCACGAGTTTGTTGGCTGTTATGGAATATATCTGTTTCTTGTATATTAACAAGAGTTgggcatttttttaatttcggaTATGTTCCAAATATTCCTGATAGTTATAATGCTTGATatacaaattaaacttttgaagaGGATTATCAATTACTAAACATTAGTTCCCATACAACTGGAAATTTCTGATATCACTAAAAATAGTTTTTCGGAAAATACCGTTTTTAAAATAACGAAAAGAGACCTTGACCTGCAGATGATTTGAGTTTACACATACAAAAAATTGCATCATTTATTAATTTGGATGTGAAAACTTTGAACACAAGCAGAACATCAATTTTGAAaggaaaatttatttatttttagaagcTATGTAActgaaaattttcagaaattGATATTAGATAAATAccgtatttttaaaattataagcaTTAGATATATGGAAAGTGGACTGAGCGtaagtttaacttttttttatttttccaaggAAAATAGACCACAATTTTGTGTatgctttttgttttaatgtgatactttcagttttgaattgcCCTTGGAATACGGTACTTTTGTTATTAAACATTTAACTATTGCTTTTTTTACAGGTGTCACTTgaatcaggaacatatatattaacttaGATATACTTTACCCAGCTTTAATCAACCATGGCGCGTAATAAATCTGAAACAACAGTGTACCATCACACAAGCAAAGCGGGGGCTCGTGCAATTCTGAAATCCGGTCGCATAAAGCAATCAGATAACAGGAAAGGTGACGCACGCTACGGTAAGGGGACTTATGTGACAAGAATGGGACCACAGAGATCAAAAGATAAGATTGCACAGAACAACTACGACGGTGCAACAAACTATTGGGAACAGCAAAAAGATAAGGGTAAAACTGATGTAGCACTCGAAATTAAAATGTCGAAACATAGAGTAACTTCTATAAATGCAACTAGAAGGGATATCCACAAGGTTAAAGGAGATATACTTGCCAGATATATACATAAGATTCATGTTCGAAAAGACGgtaatcaaaatatgtttactaCGTTTCTTAATCCGAAGAGTAGAAAATAGGACAACCCATAGCATGTGTTCTTCTGAAATAAATTGGATAGTGTACAATTACATTCTAAACATGCATTTCTCTAAATATACACTTTGTTGTATCGTTTTcatacaaaaatgtttacatgtatatttttacattgtttaatttgttatgttatcttttgttattattcaatcaggttaatcttatttaaaatgtgttaatCAAATGTTTGGCTCAATTAAATTTATGCAATACTTTTGTGTAATCTATTTGTAAGTACATCGGTCTTTCGGAATCGAATACATTAATTTTCCaaggcaacagtattataccAGTACCGTTGTTGAAAAGTAATAAATCAGTTAAGAGAACAAAGAATAAAGGGTATATATTATAcagtaatatataaaatatattaaaatggtTGTTTGGCGTTCTAGACTACATTTTGTTAATTGTACATGGATATCAAACAGCTtggatgtaaaatagttattCCATCAGGACTTGGTGTGTCAGAGTACATGTTAAATCATCCTCTGTTCATCGCCCGTCAGGGTGATCTTACACTGATACACTGCGACTTCATGGGATAACTATTACTTATATATGGATATGAATACATTATgctttacaaaaattaaaatcacaaaaatactgaactcagagaaaaaaaatagaaagtccctaatcaaacggtagaatcaaaagctcaaacacatcaaacaggTGGATAACAAGTttcgtattcctgacttggtataaggaatttacatattttaaaatcaaagaaaagaTGGTGGCTGCTAAAAAGAAAGCTATCAAACCAATAGTTCAAAGTAGTGAAGTTATAATTTTCCGTTCGTAAATTTTACTGATGTCATGACGAGTTTGTTGGCTGTTATGGAATATATCTgtttcttatatacatgtataaacaagaGTCGGGCGATGTTTTGATTTCGGATAGGTTCCAAATATTTCTGATAGTTATAATACTTGATATACAGATCAAACTTTTGAAGAGGATTATCAATTACTTAACATTATTCCCATATAACTGGAAATTTCTGATATCACTGAAAATTGTTTTTCGGAAAATACCTTATTTAAGATTACTTAAAGAGACCTTGACCTGCAGATGATTTGAGTTTACACATACTTAATAATTGCGTCATTTATTAATTTAGATGTGAAACTTTGAACACAAACAGAACATCAAAAggaaagtaaaacaaatttatttttagatgcTATGTAActgaaaattttcagaaattGATATTAGATAAATAccgtatttttaaaataataaacattagATATTTGGGTTGTAAGTGGACTGAGCTTCAAAAGGTTGTCTGTaagatcaacttttttttattttaccaaggGCAATAGACcaccattttgtgaatactTTTTGATTTGATGTGATACTTTCAGTTTTGATTTTCCCTTggaattcggtatttttgttattaaacttTTAACTATTACTTGTTTTACAGGTGAAGTGTCACTTTAATCAATCATGGCGCGTCATCAATCTGAAACAACAGTGTACTATCACACTAGTAAAGCGGGAGCACGTGCAATTCTGAATTCAGGTCGGATAAAGCAATCAGATAGCAGGTAAGGTGACGCAAGTAGTAAGGGGACCTATGTTACAAAAATGGGACCACAGAGATCAAAAGATAAGATTGCAAAGAACAATTACGACGGTGCAACAAACTATTGGGAACAGCACAGAGATAAGGATAAAACTGATGTAGCACTAGAAATAAAAATGCCGAAAAATAGAGTAAATTCTATAAAATCAACTAGAAGGGATATCCACAAGGTTAAAGGAGATATACTTGCCAGATATATACATAAGATTCACGTTCGAAAAGACGgtaatcaaaatatgtttactaCGTTTCTAAATCCGAAGAGTAAAAAATAGGGCAACCCATAGCATGTGTTCTTCTAAAATAAATTGGATAGTGTACAATACCATAAACATGCATGTTTATATTAATCACTTTGTTGTACCGTCTTCATGCAAAATGttcacatgtttatttttacattgtttaatttgtatCACAAATTTGTAATGCTATCTTTTGTGTTTATTCAATctgatttaaaatgttttatcaaatgtttagcTCAATTAAATTTATGCAATACTTTTGTGTAATCAATTTGTAAATACATCAGTCTTTCGGAAtcgaataaaataattttccaaGGCAACAATACTATCCCGTTGTTAAACAGTCATAAATCAGTTAAAAGAACAGAGAATAAAGGGTATATATTATAcagtaatatataaattatattaaaagttaTTGTTTTGCGTTCTAGACTAGATTTTATGAATTGCAAAAGGATCTCAAACAGCTGGGATGTAACATAGTTAGCCCATCAGGACTTGGTGTGTCAAAGTACATGTTAGATCATCCTCTGGTATTAGGTCGTCGGGGtgatcttacactgacacacTGAGTCTTCATGTGATAACTATTACTTTCATATGGATATGAATACATTATGccttacaaaaagtaaaatcacacaaatactgaactccgagaaaaaaaaacaggaagtccctaatcaaacggtagaatcaaaagcttaaacacattaAACGGATGTATAACAACTGtagtattcctgacttggtataagaaattaacatattttacaGAGAAAAGATGGTGGCTGCTaacaagaaagctattaaaccaagagttcaaagTAGTGAAGTTATAattatcccttcgtaaattttacggatgtCATCACGAGTTTGTTGGCTGTTATGGAATATATCTgtttcttatatataaacaagagtCGGGCGATTTTTGATTTCGGATAGGTTCAAAATATTTCTGATAGTTATAAAACTTGATATACAGAATAAACTTTTGAAGAGGATTATCAATTACTTAACACTTGTTCCCATATAACTGGAAATTTCTGATATCACTGAAAATTGTTTTTCGGAAAATACCTTATTTAAGATTAGTTAAAGAGACCTTGACCTGCAGATGATTTGAGTTTACACATACCAAATAATTGCGTCATTTATTAATTTAGACGTGAAAACTTTGAACACAGACAGAACATCAAAAggaaagtaaaataaatttatttttagaagcTATGTTActgaaaattttcagaaattGATATTAGATAAATAccgtatttttaaaataataaacattagATATTTTGGTTGTAAGTGGACTGAGCTTCAAAAGTTTGTCTGTaagtttcacttttttttttacattagtcagtcttcaacaatacattagaaaaataaagaaatacagcTAATTGTTTTAAGAGTATTATAATTCGGACTATGTTAGATattttccaacatttttttgggAGTTTTATATCTGGGATGAAACATATACGTAAAAAATGGCATTGTGTTTTTATGCTGAGTTGTtacacgtctggcgtactaaattataatcctggtacctttgataactagttaCACCACTGATCCAAGTTAGAGGGGTATATGATCACACTTGTTAACCCACCgctacattctgtatgtgcctgttgtCGTTGGTTTATGTCTGTAATCTTTGTTTTTCGGAATTGGTTTGTTATAAATAGCCTTTGTGGTATGggtttttatcattgttgaaagccgtgcGTTTGCCTATAGTTTAGGCTATAATTGCTCACACTCAATTTATTTGAACTCTGCTGGATAGTATTAGTTCATATTAGTAATCATATTACATTtcctgattattattttttttgttatttttttcacaaatggCCGTCTATTTGGGGATATTTAATTGTTGCGTCTGATATGGACGTCGATTTGAGGAACGGACGTCGATTAGAGACCGGACGTCGATCtgagtttaaaatatttgttccaGACCCtctgagtatttggaccatacgtgTATGGTCATGACCACATGTTCATATGGTCCGACTAGACGAGTTTATattcgtttggttattaacgatTCTGACCATTTGAGTATTtagaccatataggtattttgtaaaaataaatatctgctTTCATAGGAACACATGATTCGTCCTATGAACTCAAAATCGATTAGATACCTGAAACCCCTACGGGTGTTTTGGCCACGTGACTTTTTCCTGGCGTTTATAGACACTTTGTTATGTTACTCTTTCTGATTTGTAATTTAccaatgtgttttattttttattaatgtcaaTTATTTTCAACATAAGAATAAAGAAACAGCACGTTCAAACAGCTGTGACTATTAAACcgtataattgaaataaatcttAAAGCATAAACTaatcaaataattgaaattaaaaattagtAATATTTAGAACTTTGAATTTgcgaaaattaaattaaaataaacataaatgaaaaaaaaggttcAATGACATAACTGCATATGTATGAGTAGAACATATGATTTCATAAAGGTTCATTCATAtgtttttagcatttttttcgGTGTTGATATATTGTGTTTCGTGCGGAAAAATCAATCAAGACTATTCAAAATTGCTTTTACTATAATTTCAATCTTACGTATATCGTGTTATTTACTCGGACCATATGTGTATATACGtttatggtcggaccatatgtgTACATAGATTTAGGGTCATAACCATTCACATATGCTTCAAATATTCATAAGGTCcagaacatataaaaaataaataatgaaattccaactcaaaataaattcattaagtTGTTAATTGTTGCTTGCTTATTGTCTATATTCATGactataaaaaatgaaatgttaaaatgaTAAGGTTGATCCAATAATCCtagaataatttttaaatttctatttctAGAATTCCATTTTATTTAGATCGGGAAAATGATACACTTTAACTTTACTAGTCCAGTAGTTCTCTACAGGGCTTTTCTGCATCATTACAACTGGttgacaaaataatttgatatttgttaaagtGGCCAAGTTTAACCTGTATGATATAATCAAACTGGTACAATTATTACGTATCAGATACTACGAATGATTATATATCGCAGGTTTACAGTATTCCAACAGGAATTTTATATTATCACTAAGAATGTCTTCCACAttctttcttatttgtatttAGCGTCGCTACATATAGTCACCCAATTATTGCACTCAATAAGATCAACTTAAGTATATAAATTCCTTACTGTCGAACCACGTGTTGAGGACAGACGGATATATATAGCgccatgtaatttttatttcaatattaataaaaaaaaaaaaaacttttagaaaaCCTTGTGTATAATCCGTAAGTATGTTACTATTTAATACCGTTTCTTTTATCCTTCTTGTATATTGCATTTTGGATTTTTAAGTTCGCCTACAAAACACATCTAGCGTCATATATCTTATGTAAATGATTGTATAAAATAACTTTACATTCagtcaaaatataatataagtaTGTATGATAAGTAGAACATGTAGTTTGTTAGACTTTGctgattatttctttttctgttcTGAGTTGCTGCCGAAAATGGATGAAGGCAACTGTTCATTTCGATTTATTAAGTTCTgtaaactttttgttttcatttataattttatttattacactattagttttTACCTTATGATAAGGTACAAAActcaaccaaaaaaaacaattagttTTGGTCCCAGATCTCTTTTAAAATGCAGCATACATATACACGAACTAATAGATATTctggacttggtacaggacattttatgaaaaaaatggtgggttgcaTCTGGTTATGTGGCTAGTAAAACCTCTCGCTTTATGGCAATGTGAAATATACCGCTAAAAGGACAACATTACAagacaggaatacagtacaaataaatgcaagaccAATCAGAACAGAGAAAAACATTATTtcataataatataatagtagATTTCGATATGTTAACCACAGAATAACAACGAATACCTTAAGTAATATAGAACAGTACACAAAAACAGCATAAAAAAATTGCGAACTACGCGTCACACAATTGAACCTACGCAACAATAATGGACGTcacatgaaaatttattttgtggttttaattttgcgatataaagaaaaatcctgtttaattcatataaacaaTTTCGAAATGCGAGTTTGAATTACTGCTGTTATAACCAAGTCCCGTTTTTCGCAATATTTCCTGAAACCACAGCAAAACCATAAGAGTTCAAATAATTTCATAGCTATTTATTGATATGTGATATCCAATCGAAACTTTTTATGATTAATTAATTCGATAGTAgttaatatgacaaaaacacCAGGTGAATAAATTCATTCTTTCGACTAAAAATTACCTTATTTGCAATATTCTGGTATCTATAAATGAAACAGCAACATAtttgaatgttattatattgGTATATATTTAGATTAGTGTCAATACAACTAGTAATTGTATACCGTTAAAGCCAGATATTGTATatgtaatatattgaaaaaattggTATATGctatttcaaatttcttaacCTGGATTAATATTCCATATAACAATGTTGTCCTACCACCTTCTTTATTGGTTTTGTAATAACCATTACCTTGATTTGTTGTGTCTGGTACTTCACAGTATCGGACATATTTGAGGTTTTTTTCCGGTGGATAATGTTTCCCTATTCTATCAGAATGTAGAGTTCAGAATATAATACTATTTGTGTCCTCTTTATCAAACAAAGGGTGTTAATAAATGAACTGTTTGTTTTCCTATTGATAAGTTCAAACGGATGAGGGTTTTTTATGTGTCGACAGGGTGAGCGATGCATATAAAggtaatactaacaatgaccactgccctttcctctatcttgatatctatatcattaacgggaaGCACTTGAATACAGAAAAGATCGTTATGATATGTTACAAGTATATAAAGCTTTACATGGATAGATgatattaaatggcaaaatatgtttggaaattaattaaaaagaGGTGTAAGTCAACTCAACGTCTTCATTCGTTTTCACAAAGGATCATTGATCAATGGAATAGTCTTTCAACAGAAACAGTTTGTgcagttcaatatttttaaaaatcgtaTTAATGATGAACGTTGGAATGGGAAGAAGTTTAATCCTAAATGACATAAGATGACATAATATAAATGCAGCAGTATTTAAATGTGACAAGTATTTAGAATATTGTGGAAACCATCGTACAACATGTATACCAGTacaggaaaattaaaatattatagttCTATTTATGCGCATAGCTCTTAGCTAAATCATaagtattttaatataaagttaATTACGAGGCGGCAAAAGAAGTTATCAACTTAATGATCGCCGCAATAATTCAGGTAGAATccaggtaggtaggtaggtagaagcttaatactaaaatttatgataatagagatgatttttcatttcctatcggaaattatccatttttagatggtggcgttcccttgtcaccatcttatggtgtttatatatctcaacgtGTACGATTctctcgtgtatgtaacaacgtattagattttagcgagagaaatttatgtattactgagaaattattacaccagggttttcgatatcacaaactagtcaaaacctTACataacctttaaacagacttattaagaagggatacagttacgatactgttgtcaggtcattaaagattgcatattttggctttcatattgattcacttatagggtctttgcatcagaactaaacacatttattttaaaaaaaacagttgttggcatgacacgggttattttcttcttatatattttataatagtatgatactaaacccctaacgggatggattgtgcctgatattcatatgatgaagacataatatttcaatcagtttaattgaaggcTGGAGCTgtcatgtcagttaactgttagtagtctgttgttgtttatgtattattgtcattttatttattttcttttgttacatcttttgacatcagactcggacttctcttgaactgaattttaatgtggtgcgtattgttatgcgtttacttttctacattggctagaggtatagggggagggttgagatctcataaacatgtttaacctcgccgcaattttgatttttgcgcctgtcccaagtcaggagcctctagtctttgttagtcttgtatgattttttatttttagtttcttgtgtataattcggagtttagtatgacgtccattatcactgtactagtgtacatattttttaaagggccagctgaagtacgcctccgggtgcgggagtttcttgctacattgaagacccattgctGGCCTTCGGCTGCTGTCTACTCTAcggttgggttgttgtcgctttgacacattcccaatttccttCCTCAATTTTATTAGTAGCCATGAGAATTCAACCTcggtatcaaattataagcctggggTCTGTTGTTAAACTTGTCGTTAGGGCTAACGCGTCGTTAAAATTTCTTAATCATTCGATTAAAATTAATCATATGATTAGTGTGTTGTTCAACTTGTCGTTAATTTTAACGCTGCGTTAAAAAGGCTAAAACTGTCGTTTAACTTAATCCACCTCTTTGCggtgaattaaattttaattatatgattaaagcatccaagatggctgctgTAACAATGCAAAAATTAGTTTATCCTCGAAATATGAGGCGTTTAAGAGATATTTAGCTCCTGGAAAGAGATTTCAGCCATAAAATACcttaatatttgaaagaaacaCAATATAGTTGCTAGGAGTTGAGTTGAAACATAAATTGGAAAGAGATTTGACAAGATGGGGCTAAGGATCGGACGCACTCATACAATGGGCATCACTGAAGCATGATTggagcgggcccctcttaggcagtcagtgcccctcccccttttatgaaaatttctagaactaacaatttgttatttcagttttaaaaaatcattgaaaaggTTCTCGGACAGTGCCATTACACTTGCACAagtgaatatttaaaattgtcaCGCTGTATCTTCTTATGCCGTGTGAACTGCAATCGATTACAGTTCTGTTACGATCTACACCATCCGTAAAAATGATCTGAAATGTTAACTTGGCATGCCATACTTGATAAAATGCGGACGTGAAAGAAAGCACCCTTCACATACGCGTCAATGGAGATCGTTATTCCAAATTATTTCgtcatttataaaacaaaagcgTATCTTTCGCATGTGTAGAAGGTATGacttaactaaaaaaaatattttaacagatATTTGAAGGAATCATTATGTAAAAACAAAGACTTCAACTGAATTATCATTGCAATCACGGACACTGGCGTTGTTGTCAGACACCAAATTCAGGCATTAAAATCATGGTCATGAATGATGCATGTTGATTGAGGACTGAAGACAATCTCTGACATTGCTTCTGAGTTAGAACAGTCACATGTTGCATGATAAGACTAGTTCAACAAcgattaaaatttgttaatataattaagaaacaaactGCATGATTTCAAGTTATTCATTGAATGTTGGTTTTTCGACCACCTGCATGACCTCATCATTTTAGATACTAAGATTTATGAGCAATAACATGAAACACTCTGGCCCTAGTCATAATTTAAAGTGGAATGCAAATGCTGATTATTACAAAATGCACCCGAAACCATTttcatggtaaataaatgcatatttttggggccctttatagcttgttgttcggtgtgagccaaggctccgtgttgaaggccgtactttaacctataatggtttactttttaaattgttatttgtatggagagttgtctcattggcactcacaccacatcttcctatatctatattacTTTTGAATTTGAGATTACTTAATCAGTGCATTcactgaaattattttttcattcaagcatatttcattttgaactGGAAACATAtctaaaatatgtttatgtttCCATAAGAAAAAACATGAACatgttataagatatttattcaataattattGGCACCCAAAACCTGTTTAAAAGAAGAATGTTATAATTTAATGCATCAAAGAAAGTTTTGTAGCCCCTGATTTACAATGCATTGTGGGAAACacgttcttcgttacatttgttgtttttatagtgattaagatgataacacaatgttgactgctgtacccctatttttgacatttttacctattatgtctgtttgttttgttcacgcatcggtgactatataatggaatttgatgcgactgtcatacaagtgagaggtttagctagctataaaaccaggttcaatccaccattttctacatttgaaaatgcctgtaccaagtcaggaatatgacagttcttgtccattcgtttttgatgcgttttgttatttgattttgccatgtgattatggactttccgaattgattttcatctgagttcagtatttttgtgattttactttttgctaaCTACCCAAatttaatcatatgattaaaaattaatcGGATGATTAGTAAAtacaatgattaaaataagttgaacaACGCAATTTAATCATTGCATTTACTAATCATCCGATTAACTTTTAACGACTGATTAAAATTAATCATATGATTAGTTTAATCACAAGTTGAACAACAGacccctggta is part of the Mytilus trossulus isolate FHL-02 chromosome 13, PNRI_Mtr1.1.1.hap1, whole genome shotgun sequence genome and encodes:
- the LOC134695219 gene encoding uncharacterized protein LOC134695219 translates to MARNKSETTVYHHTSKAGARAILKSGRIKQSDNRKGDARYGKGTYVTRMGPQRSKDKIAQNNYDGATNYWEQQKDKGKTDVALEIKMSKHRVTSINATRRDIHKVKGDILARYIHKIHVRKDGEVSL